ACATACAACACCAAATGGTCTACTGGAAGATGTCGCTTATGCAAATTGTCTATGGTAAAGGTTCTCCCCAAAGCTGCAgtccaagaaaagaaagcaactCTAGATGTTACGTTTGACTTCCAAATGCTTTTACAAGGAAAAGACAACTTATGAGTAGTAATCAACTCACAATAGTACCCTCCAACCTCAAAACCTCGTCACTAGCTGGTTTCCAACAAAGCTGGTCCACCCCACTCCTTCTCATTGGAACACGGTAAATTAACCCCATTAAAATCCACAAAGACTCCAACTCCCAATCATAgatcttaaaaaatttcaagtctCACTGAATGACACCATTACAAAACTACATCAAATCCACCACAGAAGCATCTCTATCTTGACTAATCCATACAATTCCTAAAAAGCCTCCTTTAAGGATCTATCCACACACCACGCCACACCAAAACTCCTCTCTAGTCCCATCACCCAATTCATATTGGATATACACTGCATGAATGAGGCCCACTTGCATCTTATAGATTCCAAAGGTTCACCCCATAAGGACCCTAAGGCAATAGGCCAACGTAAAAGCGAAAACCTAATTTCAATGATTCTTTAATGATTTCTACGTATTGTAATCATTTCATTGAATTATCAAAAGCCTTGTATCTCATTGACACTACCTAGTCTCTTTACAAGGAGAGCCAAGGTTCTAATATCCTCCCCACTTGGTGTGTTGGTGTAACAATTGCATTAtcacttatccaaaaatatatatatatatatatatatataaaatcatattaTTGACTCCTATAACCATGAACTTGTAAGATGTTATGAATTACCACTTCCCACTCTTTAACAAGAACCTTTTATAGCTCAATTATTTCTAACGAAGAcgtctagggttcaaatccctccTTCCtattattgtaactattgaattgtcaaaaaaattaccaCTTCCACTTTTGAcgttaaaaaatatgaattttatttgaaaaggaGAACGGTAAAGCCtaagaacatgaaagatatgaacAGAAAATCTTGAAAGAGAACTAGTTCTTGAAATTTAAAGCATCTACCACATTCAAGAAGCAAGAAAAAGAGAGCCAAAATCAGGCATCCTAATAAGAAAGCAATTGCAAAAAGGAAAGGCCAATGCAAAGGATGCACACAGAGTGACAGCTCTTTGATGGCAAATAAGTAAAGAATTTGTTAGATATTAAATGGCATTGCTTAGATGAGTCACTTTAAGGCTAAGCATCCATTGGTAACTGCTAAAGTTGGTTCTTAAGAAGGTTTTCTCATCATAATATGACCATACTTGAATGACAATTCTAAAGAAGACCTTATTCTAACATATTTCCTTAGCTAGAAGTTCAAATGCCTGAAAATTCACATTTACTAAAAAGCCAGATGGATGGTATTTAtcaatgtcaaaaaattaagtGTATCATATCCCAGCTAATTAGAGGCATCACCACATATTCTTCTAACTACTAAAGCTATGTTTCTACCAGATCTCGATTCCCATAATGATTTTATATACACAAGATTTGTAGATCTGAAAAATCAGAGATATTTTACAAAGGTGATTAATATATTAGAAagtgccaaagaaaacaaactcATGTAAACAGCAGTACGTAGAAGGGATGAATCTTTTTCCTTGTGCTCTCTTTTAGATATGCTTGATCTTTGCACTTTGAGATGATGTTATTGGTCCTGTGTACATGCCCTGTGTACTTGggatattttttttcatcaataaagattgttatttataaaaaatgattatcACGAGTAAAAGGGTCGGTCGTGGTCATTGTAATTCTAGGATGTGATTGATTATTCTGTATTCACTAGTGATTGTTGGAACATCTCATAAAAGTGGTCTCACAAATTTAGACAGTTTGCTTTGGTTTAATCTTCATTTATACTTAGTTCTTTGAGACAAAGGCTTTGTTTGCAAaagtgtttatttattatttaatcattGTTTTATAATGTTCCAAACAaagtgaaattttcttttccctgCAATAAATAGATTTGGTTGATGCACAATATTGCTTCTGATAACTGAATTGGGTGCATCTTAAATGATTTCACCTTTACAGGCTATAAGAGTTGAACACTGTGAACGAGTTCATGTGATTACTGCCGCAAAGCGAATCTGCATTGCGAACTGCCGTGAATGCGCTTTCTTTCTGGGGGTAAACCAGCGACCACTTATTGTTGGTGATAACCATAAGCTTCAGGTTGGTGTGTCACTATTTACTTCTATTGGCCCATGAAGTTGCCTGCTAGCACTGGTTGCTATATTGTTGTATTTACATGGTAATTTGCAATTGCTAAAGGTTCCTCGAGTGTCGTTTTGGTTATGCATCAAGTCTTACCATTCTCAAATGTGAATATATTTAGTTTATAATTAAGACACTGTTTAATTTTCTGCTTTTGATGATATACAATCTTGCCTTTGTTCTCTGCTCTCAAAGGATTGTGCTTATGCTGATTAGTTTAGTTGATTGGATTCAAGTTGCTGTATGACCTGGATTTATATTTGCTTAAAAAGGGCACTTAAGGTTCTCATTGGATAATCATTACCTCATAATCTGGTTATACTTAAGTACTGTGTGCATATTGGACAACTGGTTTCTCTGTAATGTGaggtaaaattttcaattatcatGGCATTTGAAGTCTGttgatttcttttgttggtGTTTAATTGTATTCTAATTGTGATGGTGAAAAAGATAAAGCTTTAGGAACAACTGCTGGCCAGTTGGCGGTACATGCTTCAGTCTTGAACTCTAAAGAGTAGGTCTGCCTGCATAGTGCTGTCAATgtcaatttgattttgaatgaaaTACAGTCCCTGTCAAAAATGAATAAAACCTGACACAAATTCCATTCATCTTATAGAGCCCTTTGTTAAGCACAATCATTTAATTCCATGTTTAATGTTAACGTTTTAAGAAATACTTCTCTTTCACTAATTTTCAGGTGGCACCATACAATACATTTTACTCTCAGCTGGAAGAGCACATGAATGAAGTTGGTGTTGAGGCTACAATCAATAGATGGGATGAACCTCTTGCACTAGGAGTGGTTGATCCACATGATTCATTATCTCATCCTGCAGGTGTGTCTGATGTGCAAGCTGAGACCGCTACACGCCTGGAACCTGACCAGTTGAccaattttttggtttgtttatatCTCATACTGAAgtctttcaattctttttttcagtGCTACTTGTGTTGGTAGGTTGTCTGTCGTTGAATAGTGAATGTTTTGTATGTGTATGAGTtggtcatttattttttcttttggggggagggggtgTGGGAGAtaagttgggtttttttttttcttattcaattatgttatattttatcATATGCCTCTTATTTTCCTTGATGCACAGATTCCAGACTGGTTTGGAGGTGAATCATCTGGGTCTACAAAAGACAACCCATTTCCATTACCAGATATTTATTTGGCATCTCAGCAGAGAAATGTATGTTGTCTGAATCATGTTGACTAAATGAGTTtcttgggttttattttgtattaGAGTTTGCTATGTATGGAAGTGTTActataaaattttcttgtataCTTGTAATTGCTTCTCCTGATGTTGGATTGAACTAAATAATTGTTTTTCCAGCAAAAGAATTTAGGGGAGGTAAAACAACTATTGAGGGAAGCACCCCTTGAAGAAAATCGAAAACGAGAGTTATCGTCGGCTCTCCATGTATATTTCAAAGACTGGTTATATGGTAATGATTTCCTCTTTTTATCAGCATTTGTTTTAGTGATACACAAGGTCTATTGTCTGCTGGAATATTCTATGCATTTGGACTACCATGTGCATCTGTATTGTTACACAAAATTCTATTAGCCATCTTGAAACTTGGACCTACCTTTGAACTaggccaattttttccaaactgaATGCTAATTACCtgtgttctttttttgttttcactcaTTTCATTTGCAATGTAACTATGTTCTAGATATATTATAGTTCTATTCAGTCGGCTTTTTAGTTGAGGTAGCTTTCAAGTTATCGTGTTGTTTGTCCTGatgttaaaatataattaatgttttggttcttttttattatcCACATCAGTCATCGTCTGTTGTCCAAATTTTACGCACATAAAAAGTATGatgttgcatttttttattaaagacaCCATAAAAAGAGTTTGTATGGTTGCCTTATCCAAAGAAGAATGTGTTCTTTATTCAAGAGTCCTCTGGCATGATATatgaattttctctctctctctctctccctccctcttcATTTTTCCTGGGGCTTGATTTTCTTTAATCAATGTAAGAATATATGTTGCATGCTAGAATCTTCATGTTGTGCAATTTGTGGGGTTGTCAAGAGTTTGTTTCTGTCTTATTTTGGGCTAGTGATTGTTGGGTTCTACTGTTTGTTGGAAACAGAGTAAGGCAAATTGGGTCATTTGCACTGGGCTTGCTTGTTGATTTGTGGGTGGCCTATGGCTTTTGGTGGGAGTCAATTCTCTGGTTTTACAGATTTATCATTCCTTCCTTCCTCAGGAGTCCACATTTTTTATCATCTGaagatttctaaaataaatttttttgaagcaatccttatatttttgtgatttttttctttccgtTATGTTTTATGTTTCTGCAGGTTGATAGTTGGGATGGGTCTAAAGGTTCACAACTTCACATCTTTCTgctaataattatatatatacttgagGTTCAATTTATACATGGTTCAACTCTTGTTAATGTTAAAACCACTTGATAACTTTATATTAGTTGAGTTCTTCGACAAATCCACTGTCGGAATGCGCTATGTTCTGATACTTTTGACGTTTGTAAAAGTATCACAATTATCATAGATTAATGTCTCTCATCTCTCACTGCCTCTGTATATGTTTGTTATAGTTTTGAAGAGTCGTGTATGATTAGGAAGCATGGACACTTCATTTGGGGCTCCGTACCCATGTCGTACCCCGTATCATACTGGTGTCGTACCCACTGTGTCATAGTATAACTTTTTAGATATTGCTCGTGTCGTACCTATACTTGTATCCATGTCTGTGCTTCCTAGGTTATATCATTTAAATTCGATTTTaacctttttgttttattattatggcAGCATCTGGAAACATCCGTCAGCTTTACTGTCTACAGGGTGACTGATATAGTATGATGATGCTGTGGCACGATTAAGGATGGTACAGAAGTTCGATCTCTAGTTTTCATTTCAACCCTCACCGAGTTCCTTTTGCATTTCTGGTGGTACCATTGGCAGCTGAGAATCAACCCTATGTACTCCAGAATGGTACAGCTACATTTGCGTTGACACTGGTGCACAGAATGGAATTCAAGATACATTTTCTAATCtcattgtaatatttatttttgaaaaaagaaaatcttactGTAATATTTTGTTAACTTAGGTTTACAGCTTTGCGATTCTTTTTTGTTCCCCTTGTTTAGCATGCTGAGTTTCTCTAGGGGTATTATAAAGCTTTTGCCTATTTGTTACGAGTTAGTGTGAGTTTGCAACAAATTTGAAATGCTGAACGCAGCAGGGtgtcaaatatatttttaactgATCTTAATTAGATATTTGAATTGGGCGGAGTAGGAATGGAGATGGCAGATTATCAAGATACGGTTGGTTGAATAATTCAGGGGAAAGATGCCCTCTTGAGAAGTAATGGAACTCTACCATCAAATTGGCAGACACTTCCAATTCCAAAGATCTATCTTAAAGCATGACTGCCTAAAAGTGTAGGTTTACATTATTGAATGTTGATGAAACTACTTTCATCTTGACACTTTTGGCCTGGACGTAAAATTTAGAAAGGTTGATTATGCTTAATATGGCATTGCTGTTTAATGAACTTCAAATGATTATACTTTTCAGGTTAACATAACACAATTTCCTCGGTGGAAACCAGGCATGGGCTTTGCCAATTCAGTGCAAATATCGTGCAATAGCAACGTGCAATTATCACTTTTATGTGAAGTGAAAAAGTTAATAGggtataaaagtaaaaagattaattttttttttacccaattaACTTTTACATCTCACGAAAGTCGTAATTGCATGGTGCATTTGGGGTATGACTATGATCCTCATTGACTTCACTTAGCAACAaggaaaaaggattttttttttttaaatggaaagaaagaagtaaaataatatgttaaaaCTCGTTACAGGCCAACAGCCTATAATGATGCCAGTAAAAAAGTTAGCCCTGTGCtcggagaaagaaagaaggcttATGGATACCCAAAAGCTTCTCTTGAAGAAGGAAAGTACCTCGACCACATTCTCAATATGGCGTCTATGATcactttctattcttttttttctccaccaACTAATTTGTTTCTGTTATATACACAACTACATATCAGAACAGGTTATTGGTCTCGCTTTCAGTTCTCTAACGAAGCATATTGGCACATCGTGAATTTTAAAGGAGTTTGTCCATCTGGGATATTAACAGTAGGAAGTCAGATATTATGCTATTACTGTATGTAATTGCAAAGTTTTATTGCTCTACTCACCAAACCCCCTATACAAGACTCTTCCCTGAATCCTAAACCCCTGATGGCTTAGAGTTCCATGGAAGCCTAAAGTCTTGCCTGTGTGCCAGTGTTTTCTTCTCCTGATAGTGGGGTCGTGTTCTGAGGTTCCAAGATATTGAGGGAGGGAAGAAAGAATGGTAAAACAACTAGAAGACCTGTGGCAGAGGATGAAGTTGACATAAGatatagagaaagaaagaggtgGATGAAAACCTGGTGACATTCATGCCTAGAAGAATTTTGTCTGGTAGGAAGTTTGCTCACAGCTAAATCTTTCAATGCAGAGGCATGGAGAGCTACCCTATATAACATGTGGAAATTGGAAAGCAGTAAAGGGAGTAAGGACATGAGAGCTGGGAATGATGAGCTTATTCTTGTTCATATTCAATGATTAGACGGAAAATTAGAGGGTCAAACAGGGAGGACCTTCGTCCTTCGGCAAGAATCTAGTGCTCTTGCTTGATTTGATATCCATGCACAATCAAGACAGATGACTGAGGCTTCATTCTGGGTGCAGATTTATAATCCTTCCCCCAAAGAGTATGGCGAAGCAGCAGTCAACaaatatatgataaatataTAGCCTGTAGCCTTTCCTTATGGTGGATCAGCATTCAGCAAATATATTTGGACGAAATAATCCAAGCCATGAGTCTCAATGTTAAacttggaattttattttatttattttgtttttttgagaaggatgttAAACTTGGGTTCGATCTACCTTTCAGATGAATATAACATTCATGCAGCTGGCAGACACCTTGGATTTTTAGTTGCCTATGTTCATGCGATTCCATTTCCCATTTGATTAAACATTTTGGCCATATTATGTAAAACAAAAAGGactaccctttaaaaaaaaaaaaattcaaacatctTGGGCACACATTGAAAATGGATTTCTACTATTAAATTATGTGACTGTTACAGATATTAACAAACTTACCTCCCACATTGAAAAtctcattcattaaaaaaatatatgagagAAACTGCAAAATTTTAGGCTCTTATATATGAGCCTAGCTTGTTGGTGCAAATTGGAGCAGCTTCTCTGCTTGCTCTGGGAAGAAGGTAATGAACAGATATGCACCTGCACAATTcatcaaggaaagaagaaaatatttaagagaCCGAGAACACAAGCATTGTAGCTTCAAGAGGTTTATGAAGAACTTACAGACAAGTGCTGTTCCAAGTACAGCTGAGATCTTTCCTTGAACTGTGATCAACCCAGCTTTGCCTGCATCCTGCAACTCAGTGGTTCCGACAGAATCAAATGTTCCTGCAGACcgaaattttttcctctctttataTACACATACAATATAAGCTGGATTCGTTAAAAGTATGTCTGCATCAGGAGGGGGAGGTGGTGGAGAGGAGGAAAATGAAAGGAGAATCCTTAAGAATATATTGAAATTTCAATAATGCCTAATCAAACAATTATATCACTTGGTTCACTCTATTGTTAATTTATACAATATCTTAtctttttcactcttttccaCCCTACAATCAAATTAGggaagtaatacttacccccctctcctcccttttattttttaaaacacccACAAAAGGAAATGGATTACTATTTTCTTCCCCTTGTATTatctatttttctctctctctaaacttgCAAAAATAGTGTAAAGGTATTAAAATGAAACTTTAACCTGGTTTTACTTTTTGAAGGCCCGATGTTATGCATGCTATGCTTTGGAAACCAGCTTGATCTAACTGATTAGCTGCAGCAGAAGACCTTGACATTGAAAAGGAAACAGAACCCTGTCAAACGGCTTCTAGATTAGGGAAAAATAACTCAATGTGAAGTAATAATGAACCAAAAGGATGGAGACTCAAATTTGGTTTCCCTTTcgattcaaaaaattgaacaatagTTCTAGCAGTCAAATGAGCAGCACATCTATAATGCCATCTAGAAtaacattagaaaaaaaaaaaaaaaaaaatacagaactgaaaatgcagaaaaaagttcaaaataattGATAACTCATATGCTATGGTAAATCTCTCCTGAAGATGTTGAAAACTAATTcaagtttctttgtttttgtttctttcttatAGGTTATTCTTTAGAGGCAATCAATTTCGGCCGTAAAACATGGATTACGACTTCTCAAACAAGagggaaaattcaaaaagaagggaaaaaaaataaatgaaaaccaCATATCTTTTATGATAATTAATTAGCTCCTAGAAGAAGAGAAGGGGTGGGGGACACCATGGAACTAGAAACTATATCATATTTTGCAATTGTGTCAAGCTGTTACAGTTAAACATTATTAGTTAAGTGGAACAAAAGTGCATGATGAGTCAAAACATTAAAGTTTGAAACAAAGGTAATGATCATAACTTGgggaaattcatttaaaaaacgACTGGTATATCATGTTTAAGAAGATAGATaactagaatttaaattttttaccaaaagaAGATGGATAACTATGCTACTAAATATGCCTCAAGAAATAGGCCATTCTCCAGTCAAATTTGGCCATTGAAGAATAAACTCTATACATACTTTGAGTTGCCAATGATCTTTAGGATAACTAGCACTTCTTGGTATTTCCAATAGAGACGTCTGGGGTTTGAATTCCCTCATGATGAACATCATTATGGATACccttttttccatttcttcttcttctcttttcatttaCAGTTTCCAACTCATGATGAACAGTTTTTGCTCTACTGACACgtcaaatataagaaaatatccCTCATTATTTCTTAGCACTGCCAGGTCCCCTCTATTTTATTAGTAAGCAATCCCTCACCCTTGAGTAACCAAAAGCTCCCGCCTGAAGTTTGATACTTGCCTGGGCCATGTCAAAATTATTTTGACTAATTTTAAAAGAATCCTTCATGAAATCAAGCCTATTAAAGCCATCTTATCTATCAAAGTATGAGAAATTAAGTATCATATCAATACTTTGTTCCACATTCTCTTCAGCTTCCATCTATCCTTCATCAAGATCATTGAATAATTGAGGTTGCTCTTAGGGGTGGATGTGGTCTTGTATTGTCAGATGAACTAACCTGGTGTCAATCCCAGTTTCTAAAAAccagtgatggaaacaaaaaaataaaaatcattttgattTGTATTACCCTCTTTGTTATCATCTCTTCTTCCATTTCCTATTTGATTCTGCATAACTGGCAGTCAGCATTAAGTAATCAGTCAAACCTCTGGCAACTACaaactttctaattttttattaaatcgTCTCTCCTGCTTGGCACCTTCAATTAACATCTTCACTAGTCTACTCAATGACCTCGCCTGTTTACTAAATTCTAATCTCATCTTCTTAGTCTTTCTGGATTATTAATTTCACACTATTATATCCAATATATTCATAGTATCATTACAATCTCTAAATTTAGATCCAACACGACATTCAATGTGGACCATTCTTCTCTACACTTATACAGCAATAGTAGCTACATAGTTTTGGATAAAGAATCcgaaaaaattgttcattggcATAAATCACAAGAAGGCTGAATTTCACTAAGAAAgaataaaagccaaaaaaagttattaatagtTCAATCTAACctaagaagaaaaacaaagaagaacaaCTTCAATCAGAGCCTCAAAATTCGTCGCTGGCCTCTCCAAAGGTTGTATCAATCATGCAACTAATAACTAAATTAGGAGGGTTTTACTATCAATTGATTAGAAATTTCAGATGATTATGGCAAACTCCTACATAGAGTGGTATATGATCAATGGAAGCCATATATTTTAAGAGTAGACGGTTAAACATGAATCAACAAATTATAAACCAACCTCAATCCCTCCTGGCATACAAGCAAGAGTTTACTTTCTGGTGAAAATTGGCTCTTAACAGATTGCACGAAATCAGGATTTAGTTTAGTGAATGGCAGCCCAAAGAACAAACCCGAAAAATTGTTGTGCACAGTCCTCTTTATGATTGTACCTGCACGATAAATTACTAGCTAAAGAAAAACCATAGAAGTTACGGAACCCTGAATACTACATGTAATTTTAAGGaggcatgtatatatatagaacatAATAAATGATAAATGATGTAATAACAACACATGCTAATAGGAAGAAAGCCTTACCAAAATCATTGTCCTGGTTTTCAACAAAAAGAGGCACATGATAACATGATTTTATATGAGCTCGGTTATATTGAGAATTGTCCCGCACATCCAGAATTGCGTATCCCTCCACTGCTATAAGTTTCTTTGCTTCATCAGCATTCACATAACTCACTTCTGCTTTAATGTTCACATTTCTCCGATGAAGTGGTTTCCCTGGTATGGTCCTTCTGCTATGAGTTTCTACCAACCAAGATGTCCGAAAGTTGCTGAAAACACAACCTTGATCATTGTCTATGGTAAGTGAATGCTTAGGTTCATTATATACATTAACTTATATCGAGATTGCCTTTATGATAATTAAacttgaaagagaaaaataaaaataaagcaaagaaTATGTGAcatttgaatctctctctctctctaaattgtTAGAACTAGTAATACATGGAGAATTGCATAGCCTGGTTTTCCTCTAAATTGTCAGAACTTATACTACATGAAGAGCTGCAATTCCTGTTTGGTTGAAGAGAAAAGGTTTtaatggaagagaggaagaaattagaaatttaaGTCCTCAAACTTTCCATGTGAACTGAGGAAGAATAAAACCACATTTAATTGAGACTAGCAAAAAATTAGCTTAGTTTAGTCAAACTTGTTACTCCTTGAAAGCAAAACAGTAAAGACCACAAGACAATTTCCTACCCCCCTAATATCCGCAACTAAGTGGTGGATCACTGCCAACTCCATGGAAAAACAATGTAAATTCATTGAAAATtccatcaaaagaagaaaaaaaaaaaaaaaaaaaaagttattttgcATTCTTATACAATTTCACAAAGCTTCACTACTGATCCATTTATTTTGACTAACTTTGAGCAATTTTTAGGCTGAAACCATTTGTGTCATTGCGAATTCAAATAACATAAACTAATTTCCTTGAAAGGAGAgatctcaatatatatatatatatatagagctgCCGGAATCAGACCACCAGAAGGGGTAGGATTGCCACTT
The DNA window shown above is from Quercus lobata isolate SW786 chromosome 7, ValleyOak3.0 Primary Assembly, whole genome shotgun sequence and carries:
- the LOC115954133 gene encoding rhodanese-like domain-containing protein 9, chloroplastic, which produces MAGIYSSSTLSSVSNFRTSWLVETHSRRTIPGKPLHRRNVNIKAEVSYVNADEAKKLIAVEGYAILDVRDNSQYNRAHIKSCYHVPLFVENQDNDFGTIIKRTVHNNFSGLFFGLPFTKLNPDFVQSVKSQFSPESKLLLVCQEGLRSSAAANQLDQAGFQSIACITSGLQKVKPGTFDSVGTTELQDAGKAGLITVQGKISAVLGTALVCAYLFITFFPEQAEKLLQFAPTS